Proteins found in one Actinokineospora alba genomic segment:
- the dnaJ gene encoding molecular chaperone DnaJ, giving the protein MARDYYGALGVRQDATSDEIKRAYRKLARELHPDVNPEEAAQQRFRDVTAAYEVLSDPQKRKIVDMGGDPLSNGGGGGGGHDPFGGGFGLGDIMDAFFGAAGAGGGRGPRSRVQPGSDALLRIQMTLEECATGVSREIAVETAILCDLCRGSGCAAGTSPTTCDTCGGRGEVQSVQRSFLGQVVTARACPVCRGLGEVIPDPCRQCAGEGRVRARRNITAKIPPGVADGMRVRLSGQGEVGPGGGPAGDLYVEVEELPHATFERAGADLHCTLRVPMTTAALGAVVPLETLDGPLDIELEPGTQPDTELVMAGRGLPRLRSTGRVDGRGDLHVHIEVEVPTKLDARQTELLRELAELRGEEEHTLAIASARQGGLFSRLRQRHAR; this is encoded by the coding sequence GTGGCGAGGGACTACTACGGCGCTCTCGGGGTGCGGCAGGACGCGACCTCGGACGAGATCAAGCGCGCCTACCGCAAGCTGGCGCGCGAGCTGCACCCGGACGTCAACCCGGAGGAGGCCGCGCAGCAGCGCTTCCGCGACGTCACCGCCGCCTACGAGGTCCTGTCGGACCCGCAGAAGCGCAAGATCGTCGACATGGGCGGCGACCCGCTGTCCAACGGCGGCGGCGGTGGCGGCGGCCACGACCCGTTCGGTGGCGGCTTCGGGCTCGGCGACATCATGGACGCCTTCTTCGGCGCCGCGGGCGCGGGCGGCGGGCGCGGTCCGCGCAGCCGTGTGCAGCCTGGCTCCGATGCCCTGCTCCGCATCCAGATGACGCTCGAGGAGTGCGCCACCGGCGTCAGCCGGGAGATCGCCGTCGAGACGGCCATCCTGTGCGACCTGTGCCGCGGCTCCGGCTGCGCGGCGGGCACCTCGCCCACCACCTGCGACACCTGCGGCGGCCGCGGTGAGGTCCAGTCCGTGCAGCGCTCGTTCCTCGGCCAGGTCGTCACCGCCCGGGCCTGCCCGGTGTGCCGCGGCCTCGGCGAGGTCATCCCCGACCCGTGCCGCCAGTGCGCGGGGGAGGGCCGGGTCCGGGCCCGCCGCAACATCACCGCGAAGATCCCGCCCGGCGTCGCCGACGGCATGCGCGTGCGGCTTTCCGGCCAGGGCGAGGTCGGCCCCGGCGGCGGCCCCGCGGGCGACCTGTACGTCGAGGTCGAGGAACTGCCCCACGCGACCTTCGAGCGCGCGGGAGCCGACCTGCACTGCACCCTGCGGGTTCCGATGACCACCGCCGCCCTCGGCGCGGTCGTCCCGCTGGAGACCCTCGACGGGCCGCTCGACATCGAACTCGAACCGGGCACCCAGCCCGACACCGAGCTGGTCATGGCGGGCCGCGGCCTGCCGCGCCTGCGGTCGACCGGCCGCGTCGACGGCCGGGGCGACCTGCACGTGCACATCGAGGTCGAGGTCCCGACGAAGCTTGACGCGCGGCAGACCGAGTTGCTGCGCGAGTTGGCCGAACTGCGCGGCGAAGAGGAGCACACGCTCGCCATCGCGAGCGCGCGCCAGGGCGGACTGTTCTCCCGCCTGCGCCAGCGCCACGCCCGATGA
- a CDS encoding Insertion element protein: MTERATPFHCPYCGDEDLRPQEEPQSAWLCASCRRVFTVKFVGLNLPQGVAK, encoded by the coding sequence ATGACCGAGCGCGCGACGCCGTTCCACTGCCCCTACTGCGGCGATGAAGATCTTCGCCCGCAGGAGGAGCCGCAGTCGGCTTGGCTCTGCGCGAGTTGCAGGCGCGTGTTCACGGTCAAGTTCGTCGGGTTGAACCTGCCACAGGGGGTTGCGAAATGA
- the hrcA gene encoding heat-inducible transcriptional repressor HrcA, translating to MVSSDERRLDVLRAIVADYVHNQEPVASKAIVDRHNLGVSSATVRNDMASLEEDGYITQPHTSAGRIPTDKGYRLFVDRLSDVKPLSSAERRAIQSFLEGAIDLDDVMRRSVRLLAQLTRQVAVIQYPTLTTSTVRHVELVSITPARVMMVLITDTGRVDQRMVDLGDLVGEESVARLRTILNSTLAGKRLTDAAAKVAELPESAPNDLRDPLTRLSTVLVESLVEHPEERLVLGGTPNLTRNAADFPHSLRQVLEALEEQVVVLKLLAATTDSGKVVVRIGEENEAEEMRSTSVVSIGYGTRATLLGGMGVVGPTRMDYPTNIAAVRAVANYVGDILGR from the coding sequence GTGGTCAGTTCGGACGAACGCAGGCTCGACGTCCTGCGCGCCATCGTCGCCGACTACGTGCACAACCAGGAGCCGGTCGCGTCCAAGGCGATCGTCGACCGGCACAACCTGGGTGTGTCGAGTGCGACCGTGCGCAACGACATGGCATCGCTGGAAGAGGACGGCTACATCACCCAGCCGCACACCAGCGCCGGCCGCATCCCGACCGACAAGGGGTACCGCCTCTTCGTCGACCGCCTCAGCGACGTCAAACCGCTCAGCTCCGCCGAGCGCCGGGCCATCCAGAGCTTCCTCGAGGGCGCGATCGACCTCGACGACGTGATGCGCCGCAGTGTCCGGCTGCTGGCCCAGCTGACCCGCCAGGTCGCGGTCATCCAGTACCCGACGCTGACCACGTCGACCGTCCGCCACGTCGAGTTGGTCAGCATCACCCCCGCGCGCGTGATGATGGTCCTCATCACCGACACCGGCCGCGTCGATCAGCGCATGGTCGACCTGGGCGACCTCGTCGGCGAGGAGTCCGTCGCCCGGCTGCGCACCATCCTCAACTCCACCCTCGCGGGCAAACGGCTCACCGACGCCGCCGCGAAGGTCGCCGAGCTGCCGGAGTCCGCGCCCAACGACCTGCGCGACCCGCTGACCAGGCTTTCCACCGTGCTGGTCGAGTCACTGGTGGAACACCCCGAGGAGCGGCTGGTCCTCGGCGGCACCCCCAACCTGACCCGCAACGCCGCTGACTTCCCGCACTCCCTGCGCCAGGTGCTCGAGGCGCTGGAGGAGCAGGTGGTGGTGCTCAAACTGCTCGCCGCGACCACCGACTCGGGCAAGGTCGTGGTCCGGATCGGCGAGGAGAACGAGGCCGAGGAGATGCGCAGCACCTCCGTGGTTTCCATCGGATACGGCACTCGTGCGACCCTGCTCGGGGGCATGGGCGTGGTCGGGCCGACTCGCATGGACTACCCCACCAACATCGCCGCCGTCCGCGCGGTGGCGAATTACGTCGGGGACATCCTCGGCCGTTAA
- a CDS encoding bile acid:sodium symporter family protein produces the protein MASSVLTTVFLPIALAIIMFGLGLSLTVDDFTRVAKFPKAALLALAVQVLVLPAVALGLVLAFDLSPVLAVGMMLLAASPGGTTANIFSHLAGGDVALNITLTAINSVLAVVTLPIVVNLAIAGFLDGDASLGLQPAKMLQVFAIVLIPVAIGMAVNRRFPEFTARMRKPVKIASIVVLVLVILGALLAERANLAGYLRDVGIAAVLLCVISLALGYFIPRLAKVGEKQAIASSFEVGIHNSTLAITIALSPALLNNAQMAVPAAVYGVLMFFPAGLLAWWITRRTAAAAAPDSATSGADSGGQ, from the coding sequence ATGGCGTCGTCAGTGTTGACCACGGTGTTCTTGCCGATCGCGCTCGCGATCATCATGTTCGGGCTGGGGTTGTCGCTCACGGTCGACGACTTCACGCGGGTGGCGAAGTTCCCCAAGGCGGCCCTGTTGGCGCTGGCGGTGCAGGTGCTGGTGCTGCCCGCCGTGGCGCTGGGGCTGGTGCTGGCGTTCGACCTGTCGCCGGTGCTCGCGGTCGGCATGATGCTGCTGGCGGCGTCGCCGGGTGGGACAACGGCGAACATCTTCAGCCACCTCGCGGGTGGGGACGTCGCGCTCAACATCACGCTGACGGCGATCAACTCGGTTCTCGCGGTGGTGACGCTGCCGATCGTGGTCAACCTGGCGATCGCGGGCTTCCTCGACGGTGACGCGTCGCTCGGGCTGCAGCCCGCGAAGATGCTGCAGGTGTTCGCGATCGTGCTGATCCCGGTCGCCATCGGCATGGCGGTGAACCGGCGGTTTCCGGAGTTCACCGCGCGGATGCGCAAGCCGGTGAAGATCGCGTCGATCGTGGTGCTGGTACTGGTGATCCTGGGTGCGCTGCTGGCCGAGCGAGCGAACCTCGCCGGGTACCTGCGAGACGTCGGCATCGCGGCTGTCCTGCTGTGCGTGATCAGCCTGGCGCTGGGCTACTTCATCCCCCGCCTGGCCAAGGTGGGCGAGAAGCAGGCGATCGCTTCGTCGTTCGAGGTCGGCATCCACAACAGCACGTTGGCCATCACGATCGCTTTGAGCCCGGCCCTGCTCAACAACGCCCAGATGGCCGTGCCCGCGGCGGTGTACGGCGTGCTCATGTTCTTCCCCGCGGGCCTGCTCGCGTGGTGGATCACCCGCCGGACCGCCGCCGCCGCCGCGCCGGACTCGGCTACCTCAGGCGCGGACAGCGGCGGTCAGTAG
- a CDS encoding cytochrome P450, giving the protein MTETLFNPFAPGFSENPYPHYAEIREETAVHEHPLGFWYVSRYDLVTALLRSGQSVETRHLAPHPVRDEMRKAAGGDDWRLGGLSMLDRDPPDHTRLRSLVAKVFTPRAINALAPRITELVDASLDRMAEAGRCDLVDELAFPLPFTVIADMLGMPPTDEDRLRELTGTLVRSLEPVGDPDLARRIGEADAEFTRLTADMIEWKRANPADDLLTALIDAEHEGDVLSDDELIAQVGLLYVAGHETTVNLISNGVVALLSNPDQLKALRADPTLIDNAVEELLRYDSPVQMSRRITTAPVEIGGQEIPTGSFVIASLASANHDPAFWGEDAADLVLNRPNARHHVSFGAGPHHCLGAALARLEGRIALGRLVERFPDLALDGAVEWNGRINLRGAAKVPVRT; this is encoded by the coding sequence ATGACGGAGACCCTGTTCAACCCCTTCGCGCCGGGGTTCAGCGAGAACCCGTACCCGCACTACGCGGAAATCCGGGAGGAGACCGCGGTCCACGAACACCCGTTGGGCTTCTGGTACGTCTCCCGATACGACCTCGTCACCGCGCTGCTCCGCTCCGGCCAGTCCGTCGAGACCCGCCACCTCGCCCCGCACCCGGTCCGCGACGAGATGCGCAAAGCCGCGGGCGGGGACGACTGGCGCTTAGGCGGTCTGTCCATGCTCGACCGCGACCCGCCCGACCACACCCGGCTGCGCTCCCTGGTCGCGAAGGTCTTCACGCCGCGCGCGATCAACGCGCTGGCTCCGCGAATCACCGAGCTGGTGGACGCCTCCCTGGACCGCATGGCCGAGGCGGGCCGGTGCGACCTCGTCGACGAACTGGCCTTCCCGCTGCCCTTCACCGTCATCGCCGACATGCTCGGCATGCCGCCGACCGACGAGGACCGCCTGCGCGAACTCACCGGAACCCTGGTCCGGTCCCTGGAACCGGTCGGCGACCCGGACCTGGCCCGCCGCATCGGCGAGGCGGACGCGGAGTTCACCCGGCTCACCGCCGACATGATCGAGTGGAAGCGCGCCAACCCGGCCGACGACCTCCTCACCGCGCTGATCGACGCCGAACACGAAGGCGACGTCCTCAGCGACGACGAGCTGATCGCCCAGGTCGGCCTGCTCTATGTGGCGGGTCACGAGACCACGGTCAACCTGATCTCCAACGGGGTCGTCGCCCTGCTGTCCAACCCCGACCAGCTCAAGGCGCTGCGCGCGGACCCGACCCTGATCGACAACGCCGTCGAGGAACTCCTGCGCTACGACAGCCCGGTCCAGATGAGCCGCCGCATCACCACGGCCCCGGTGGAGATCGGCGGACAGGAGATCCCCACGGGCAGTTTCGTCATCGCCAGCCTCGCCTCGGCCAACCACGACCCGGCCTTCTGGGGCGAGGACGCCGCGGACTTGGTCCTGAACCGCCCCAACGCCCGCCACCACGTCTCGTTCGGCGCGGGCCCCCACCACTGCCTGGGCGCGGCCTTGGCCCGCCTCGAAGGCCGGATCGCCCTCGGCAGGCTGGTCGAGCGGTTCCCGGACCTGGCGCTGGACGGCGCGGTGGAGTGGAACGGCCGCATCAATCTCCGCGGCGCGGCGAAGGTCCCGGTGCGAACCTGA
- the cysD gene encoding sulfate adenylyltransferase subunit CysD — translation MTTQTLDALDRLESEAIHIFREVAGEFDRPVILFSGGKDSTVLLHLAVKAFWPAPVPFPLLHVDTGHNLDEVIEFRDRTVERYGLRLVVASVQDFIDDGRLEERPDGTRNPLQTVPLLDSITSNKFDAVFGGGRRDEERARAKERIFSLRNSFGQWEPRRQRPELWNLYNGRHRAGEHVRVFPLSNWTELDVWRYIQRENIDLPSIYYAHQREVFQRDGMWLTAGPWFGPNADETVEELTVRYRTVGDGSCTGAIRSDAADIEAVIAEVSASRLTERGATRADDRLSEAAMEDRKREGYF, via the coding sequence ATGACTACACAGACACTTGACGCACTCGATCGCCTCGAGTCCGAGGCGATCCACATCTTCCGCGAGGTCGCGGGCGAGTTCGACCGGCCGGTGATTCTTTTCTCCGGCGGCAAGGACTCCACTGTCCTGCTGCACCTGGCGGTCAAGGCGTTCTGGCCCGCGCCGGTGCCGTTCCCGCTGCTGCACGTGGACACCGGGCACAACCTCGACGAGGTCATCGAGTTCCGCGACCGCACCGTGGAGCGCTACGGCCTGCGCCTGGTCGTGGCCAGCGTGCAGGACTTCATCGACGACGGTCGGCTCGAGGAGCGCCCCGACGGGACGCGCAACCCGCTGCAGACCGTGCCGCTGCTGGATTCCATCACCAGCAACAAGTTCGACGCGGTCTTCGGCGGCGGTAGGCGTGACGAGGAGCGGGCGCGGGCCAAGGAGCGGATCTTCAGCCTGCGCAACTCGTTCGGCCAGTGGGAGCCGCGCAGGCAGCGTCCCGAACTGTGGAACCTGTACAACGGCAGGCACCGCGCGGGAGAGCATGTCCGGGTGTTCCCGCTGTCGAACTGGACCGAACTCGATGTGTGGCGCTACATCCAGCGCGAGAACATCGACCTGCCGTCGATCTACTACGCCCACCAGCGCGAGGTGTTCCAGCGCGACGGCATGTGGCTGACCGCCGGCCCGTGGTTCGGGCCGAACGCGGACGAGACCGTTGAGGAGTTGACGGTCCGGTACCGCACGGTCGGCGACGGCTCGTGCACCGGCGCCATCCGGTCCGACGCCGCCGACATCGAAGCTGTCATCGCCGAGGTGTCCGCGTCCCGGCTCACCGAACGCGGCGCCACCCGCGCCGACGACCGCCTTTCCGAGGCAGCCATGGAAGACCGCAAGCGAGAGGGCTACTTCTGA
- the hemW gene encoding radical SAM family heme chaperone HemW, whose amino-acid sequence MPSVLPDGEPAPVDGSLPPSALAGLGARPFGVYVHVPFCATRCGYCDFNTYTPGELGSSASPDSWLEGLRRELDLAARVLGSPPRVDTVFVGGGTPSLLGADGLGEVLGAVRSTFGLAPGAEVTTESNPESTSPEFFAGLREAGYNRISLGMQSAARHVLKVLDRTHTPGRAVAAALEARAAGIDHVNLDLIYGTPGERPEDLAASLDSVLAAGVDHVSAYALIVEEGTALARRIRRGDLPAPDDDVLADRYEQVDETLSAAGLTWYEVSNWASSEDARCRHNLGYWLGGDWWGAGPGAHSHVGGVRWWNVKHPARYADLLAEGNSPAAGRERLSVDDQRVERVLLELRLSDGLALSALDEAGQAEAREAASDGLLDGPSLAAGRCVLTSRGRLLADAVVRRLT is encoded by the coding sequence GTGCCCTCCGTACTGCCTGACGGCGAACCCGCCCCCGTCGACGGCTCCCTTCCGCCGTCGGCGCTCGCGGGCCTGGGCGCGCGCCCATTCGGCGTCTACGTGCACGTCCCGTTCTGCGCCACGCGCTGCGGGTACTGCGACTTCAACACCTACACCCCGGGCGAACTCGGCTCGTCCGCGTCGCCGGATTCCTGGCTCGAGGGGCTGCGCCGGGAACTCGACCTCGCCGCCCGCGTGCTGGGATCGCCGCCGAGGGTTGACACCGTCTTCGTGGGTGGTGGGACGCCGTCGCTGCTGGGCGCGGACGGACTGGGGGAGGTGCTCGGTGCCGTCCGGTCGACTTTCGGTCTCGCCCCGGGCGCCGAGGTGACCACCGAGTCCAACCCGGAGTCGACCTCGCCCGAGTTCTTCGCGGGCCTGCGGGAGGCCGGGTACAACCGGATCTCCCTGGGGATGCAGTCCGCGGCGCGGCACGTGCTGAAGGTCCTCGACCGCACCCACACTCCGGGACGCGCGGTCGCCGCCGCGCTCGAAGCGCGGGCGGCGGGGATCGATCACGTGAACCTCGACCTCATCTACGGCACGCCAGGGGAGCGGCCCGAGGACCTGGCGGCTTCCCTGGACTCGGTCCTCGCCGCGGGCGTCGACCACGTGTCGGCGTACGCGCTGATCGTGGAGGAAGGCACCGCCCTGGCCCGCCGCATCCGCCGCGGCGACCTGCCCGCACCGGACGACGACGTGCTGGCAGACCGGTACGAGCAGGTCGACGAGACGCTGTCGGCGGCGGGTCTGACCTGGTACGAGGTGTCGAACTGGGCGTCCTCGGAGGACGCGAGGTGCAGGCACAACCTGGGCTACTGGCTCGGCGGCGACTGGTGGGGCGCCGGTCCCGGCGCGCACAGCCACGTCGGCGGCGTGCGCTGGTGGAACGTCAAGCACCCGGCCCGCTACGCCGATCTTCTCGCCGAGGGCAACTCGCCGGCGGCGGGCCGCGAACGCCTGTCCGTCGACGATCAGCGGGTCGAACGGGTCCTGCTGGAGCTGCGGCTGTCCGATGGTTTGGCGCTGTCCGCCCTGGATGAGGCCGGCCAGGCGGAGGCACGCGAAGCGGCGAGCGATGGCCTGCTCGACGGCCCGTCACTGGCCGCCGGCCGCTGCGTACTCACCTCGCGCGGCAGGCTACTGGCCGACGCCGTGGTCCGTCGCTTGACCTGA
- a CDS encoding TetR/AcrR family transcriptional regulator: protein MSATKSRREQYSEATRAALIDAATRRFATFGFAATALEDIASDIDATRGAVYHHFSNKRALFKAVHEELESAAVARVTEIAAAAADPWTGALDALDAFLDQCLDPVYSRIVWREAPVALGWQEWHRAEETYAYGIIHQLLTALVASGHIEPVPLDTATRITFSMLGSAGTTLAESPAKDQQRLRDEYADMVRRMLRGLSAG from the coding sequence ATGTCGGCCACCAAAAGCAGGCGCGAGCAGTACTCCGAGGCGACTCGGGCCGCGCTCATCGACGCCGCCACCAGGCGTTTCGCGACTTTTGGGTTCGCCGCGACAGCGCTGGAGGACATCGCCTCCGACATCGACGCGACGCGGGGCGCGGTCTATCACCACTTCAGCAACAAGCGTGCGCTTTTCAAGGCCGTCCATGAGGAACTGGAGTCCGCCGCCGTCGCCAGGGTCACGGAGATCGCGGCGGCCGCGGCGGACCCGTGGACCGGAGCGCTGGACGCGCTGGACGCGTTCCTCGACCAGTGCCTGGACCCGGTCTACAGCCGGATCGTGTGGCGCGAGGCCCCGGTGGCGCTGGGGTGGCAGGAGTGGCACCGGGCCGAGGAGACCTACGCCTACGGGATCATCCACCAGCTGCTGACCGCGCTGGTCGCGAGCGGGCACATCGAGCCGGTGCCGCTCGACACGGCCACCCGGATCACCTTCTCCATGCTGGGATCAGCGGGAACGACGCTGGCCGAGAGCCCGGCGAAGGACCAGCAGCGGCTACGCGACGAGTACGCCGACATGGTCCGCCGCATGCTGCGCGGATTGTCGGCGGGCTGA
- a CDS encoding nitrite/sulfite reductase encodes MSPTTTESTTSTPARPKARRGEGQWALGYREPLNPNERAKKDDNPLHVRDRIVNIYAHGGFDSIDPGDLRGRFRWYGLYTQRKPGIDSGRTATLEPEELDDEYFMLRIRIDGGAVTTQQLAVIGEVSQTYARDTADITDRQNIQYHWIRVEDMPTIWNKLESAGLTTMEACGDSPRVILGSPVAGIAEEEIIDGTPAIEEIKRRFIGDKAFSNLPRKFKSAVSGLPDVAHEIHDVAFVGVNHPEHGPGFDVWVGGGLSTNPMIGQRLGAWVPLDEVADVYGAVISVFRDYGYRRLRHRARIKFLVKDWGAAKFREVMEEKYLNRKMIDGPAPEVPAVPYDHVGVHKQKDGKFYVGAAPVVGRVSGSVLVEVAKAAERAGSNRVTFTPQQKLVVLDVPEDEVAALQTELAKLGLQTEPSVWRRGVMACTGIEFCKLAIVNTKDRAMDLVAKLETRLTDITDGITAPISVHINGCPNSCARIQTADIGLKGQIVTDDDGAQVEGFQVHLGGGLGLDAGFGRKLRGHKVTATELPDYVERVVRNFVAKREQDERFAQWVTRADEGDLR; translated from the coding sequence GTGTCTCCCACCACCACGGAGTCGACCACTTCAACCCCGGCCCGCCCCAAGGCCCGCCGGGGTGAGGGGCAATGGGCGCTCGGCTACCGCGAGCCGCTGAATCCGAACGAGCGCGCCAAGAAGGACGACAACCCGCTGCACGTGCGGGACCGCATCGTCAACATCTACGCCCACGGTGGCTTCGACAGCATCGACCCGGGCGACCTGCGGGGACGTTTCCGCTGGTACGGCCTCTACACCCAGCGCAAGCCGGGGATCGACAGCGGCCGCACCGCGACTCTCGAACCCGAAGAGCTCGACGACGAGTACTTCATGCTCCGCATCCGCATCGACGGCGGCGCGGTCACCACCCAGCAGCTCGCGGTGATCGGTGAGGTGTCGCAGACCTACGCCCGCGACACCGCCGACATCACCGACCGGCAGAACATCCAGTACCACTGGATCCGGGTCGAGGACATGCCCACGATCTGGAACAAGCTCGAGAGCGCGGGCCTGACCACGATGGAGGCCTGCGGCGACAGCCCGCGCGTCATCCTGGGCTCGCCGGTCGCCGGGATCGCCGAGGAAGAGATCATCGACGGCACCCCCGCCATCGAGGAGATCAAGCGCCGCTTCATCGGCGACAAGGCGTTCTCGAACCTGCCGCGCAAGTTCAAGTCGGCCGTTTCCGGGCTGCCGGACGTGGCGCACGAGATCCACGACGTCGCGTTCGTCGGTGTCAACCACCCCGAGCACGGCCCCGGCTTCGACGTCTGGGTCGGTGGCGGCCTGTCCACCAACCCGATGATCGGCCAGCGTCTCGGCGCGTGGGTGCCGCTCGACGAGGTGGCCGACGTCTACGGCGCGGTGATCAGCGTCTTCCGTGACTACGGCTACCGCCGCCTGCGTCACCGCGCGCGCATCAAGTTCCTGGTCAAGGACTGGGGCGCGGCGAAGTTCCGTGAGGTCATGGAGGAGAAGTACCTCAACCGCAAGATGATCGACGGCCCCGCGCCCGAGGTCCCCGCGGTCCCCTATGACCACGTGGGCGTGCACAAGCAGAAGGACGGCAAGTTCTACGTCGGCGCCGCCCCGGTCGTCGGCCGGGTGTCGGGTTCGGTGCTGGTCGAGGTGGCGAAGGCCGCCGAGCGCGCCGGGTCGAACCGGGTCACCTTCACCCCGCAGCAGAAGCTGGTCGTGCTCGACGTTCCCGAGGACGAGGTCGCGGCGCTGCAGACGGAGCTGGCCAAGCTGGGTCTGCAGACCGAGCCGTCGGTGTGGCGGCGCGGCGTGATGGCGTGCACCGGCATCGAGTTCTGCAAGCTGGCGATCGTCAACACCAAGGACCGGGCGATGGACCTGGTCGCCAAGCTGGAGACCCGGCTCACCGACATCACCGATGGCATCACCGCCCCGATCTCGGTGCACATCAACGGCTGCCCCAACTCGTGTGCCCGCATCCAGACCGCGGACATCGGCCTCAAGGGCCAGATCGTGACCGACGACGACGGCGCCCAGGTCGAGGGTTTCCAGGTGCACCTCGGCGGCGGGCTCGGGCTCGACGCGGGCTTCGGCCGCAAGCTGCGTGGCCACAAGGTCACCGCGACCGAGCTGCCGGACTACGTCGAGCGCGTGGTCCGCAACTTCGTCGCCAAGCGCGAGCAGGACGAGCGGTTCGCCCAGTGGGTCACCCGCGCGGATGAGGGTGACTTGCGATGA
- a CDS encoding putative leader peptide, producing the protein MGARPGPRAPTAEGSRRRGRVRRQAVRRARHHPPRLPSRDLFRQGEPRDVRPSMRMEVDHTVDAWDSGPMSATEVFLVARRHVDLRRVSSAMCRRYT; encoded by the coding sequence ATGGGCGCGCGCCCAGGCCCGCGAGCGCCGACGGCGGAAGGGAGCCGTCGACGGGGGCGGGTTCGCCGTCAGGCAGTACGGAGGGCACGCCACCATCCTCCCAGGCTCCCTAGCAGGGATTTATTCCGGCAGGGAGAACCGCGTGACGTCCGTCCCAGCATGCGGATGGAGGTGGACCACACCGTGGACGCGTGGGACTCTGGACCCATGTCAGCGACCGAAGTCTTCCTGGTGGCCCGCCGCCACGTCGACCTCCGTCGCGTCTCCAGCGCGATGTGCCGTCGGTACACCTGA
- a CDS encoding 16S rRNA (uracil(1498)-N(3))-methyltransferase: MTLALFLAEALPSGPSFTLDGPEGRHAAAVRRLRVGEELLVSDGKGSVAHCVVEAAAKDSLDLTITRRWSEPQPAPRVIIAQALAKGDRGELAVELATEAGADAIIPWRASRSITKWDDGPRGDKALNRWRSTAREAAKQARRAWIPEVTDPMSVRELIAVAKKSALTLVLEAGRATRMADIALPSSGDLLLIVGPEGGITDEEINAFEQAGSRTVRLGPSVLRTSTAAAVALGAIGALTTRWR, from the coding sequence ATGACCCTGGCGCTGTTCCTCGCCGAGGCACTGCCCTCCGGCCCGTCGTTCACCCTCGACGGACCGGAGGGCCGCCACGCGGCGGCGGTGCGGCGGCTGCGCGTCGGCGAGGAACTGCTTGTCTCCGACGGCAAAGGGTCAGTCGCCCACTGCGTCGTCGAGGCGGCGGCCAAGGACTCGCTCGACTTGACGATCACCAGACGGTGGTCGGAGCCGCAGCCCGCGCCGCGGGTGATCATCGCCCAGGCGCTCGCCAAGGGTGACCGCGGCGAACTCGCCGTCGAACTCGCGACCGAGGCGGGCGCCGACGCGATCATCCCGTGGCGCGCCTCGCGCTCCATCACCAAATGGGATGACGGACCGCGCGGCGACAAAGCACTCAACCGTTGGCGCTCTACCGCCCGAGAGGCCGCGAAACAAGCGCGACGCGCCTGGATTCCCGAAGTCACGGATCCGATGTCGGTGCGCGAACTCATTGCGGTGGCAAAGAAGTCCGCGCTCACTCTGGTATTGGAAGCCGGACGCGCCACCCGAATGGCGGATATCGCTCTCCCTTCTTCGGGTGATCTTTTACTGATCGTCGGGCCGGAAGGCGGGATCACCGATGAGGAGATCAACGCCTTTGAACAGGCAGGTTCCCGAACCGTGCGGCTCGGTCCGTCCGTGCTGCGCACGTCTACGGCGGCCGCGGTCGCCCTAGGCGCAATCGGCGCGCTCACGACACGGTGGCGTTGA
- a CDS encoding phosphoadenylyl-sulfate reductase produces the protein MTELKKLAQWAEKELAEVSAEEALAWTRDTFGDRFIVASNMQDAVLIDLAYQAKREIDILFLETGYHFPETIGTRDAVAAVYPEVRIVNAEAEQSVADQEAEFGLLNKTDPTQCCFLRKVVPLQKTLAGYDAWVTGVRRVDAPTRANTPIVQWDDRNNLVKINPIAAWSDEKFNGYIADHGILENPLVSIGYLSIGCAPCTSLPKPGEDARSGRWAGQSKTECGLHG, from the coding sequence ATGACCGAGTTGAAGAAACTCGCCCAGTGGGCCGAGAAGGAGCTGGCCGAGGTCTCCGCTGAGGAAGCGCTGGCCTGGACCCGGGACACCTTCGGCGACCGCTTCATCGTCGCGTCCAACATGCAGGACGCGGTGCTGATCGACCTGGCCTACCAGGCGAAGCGCGAGATCGACATCCTGTTTCTGGAGACCGGCTACCACTTCCCCGAGACCATCGGCACCCGCGACGCGGTGGCGGCGGTGTACCCGGAGGTCCGGATCGTCAACGCCGAGGCCGAGCAGTCGGTTGCCGACCAGGAAGCCGAGTTCGGCCTGCTGAACAAGACCGACCCGACCCAGTGCTGCTTCCTGCGCAAGGTCGTGCCGCTGCAGAAAACCCTTGCGGGGTATGACGCCTGGGTGACCGGTGTGCGCCGGGTGGACGCGCCGACGCGGGCGAACACGCCGATCGTGCAGTGGGACGACCGGAACAACCTGGTGAAGATCAACCCGATCGCGGCGTGGTCGGACGAGAAGTTCAACGGCTACATCGCCGACCACGGGATCCTGGAGAACCCCTTGGTGAGCATCGGCTATCTGTCGATCGGGTGCGCGCCGTGCACCTCGTTGCCGAAGCCGGGCGAGGACGCGCGCAGTGGCCGCTGGGCGGGCCAGTCGAAGACCGAGTGCGGATTGCACGGGTAA